Within the Bombyx mori chromosome 24, ASM3026992v2 genome, the region GGCCAGCAGGAATAACCCGAGTGTGATTTACGCGCTTCCCTTAATCAAGATCATCCATCCCAAGGTCCTGCATTGCCTGCACCCAACGCTCTTACTAAATCTGACCAGCAGATACGAGTAGGTACTATaatcctgcctatatctgctgcGCCGTGATAACACATACCCTTTTAACATCTTATTTTCTTACCTCATAAGGCGGGCACTTTATTCGCGTCGCGGACCCATAAGTGTATGATATCCGCTTAACATAAGGGCAGGTGAATTTAGCTCATTTATAAACAAAAGCAGAACTAAACAAGCTAtgagaaaagaaacaaaacaacataattttgttttttttttattattaatagaacAACAataattgactaatttaatctTAGTACTTATTTCTATATTTACACAGTGACTACTAATTTACACATTTatatctaaaaaataacaaattcctTCCAGGTCAGAGAACTCACTTATGTAAGCACAAAACTCAAAGGACCATACAACtacatgctttttttattgcctttccagacagacgagcatacggcccacctgatggtgagtaatgGTAAGATGGTAGCCTACCAACATGCTTTAtaactaaaaacaaatataattaataattaaatcacaaTTTAATAAATGCTGCACTGTTCGAGGTATTTCAGCCACTGCAACTCATTAGTTACATTTCAATTACAAAATGGTTTGCTAATAAAAGGAAACCATCACTTGTCATCTAATAACTTTAGCACAACAAAACGTTTTGTTTATACGCATTATTAACATAAACCCTGTATGGGCCTCCAACacttaaaaacacaaattagaTATCATTACTGAAACCACCGGTACCAGCCCAGccgaaattataacaaaataataattacacagATACATTGCACCACGAATGCAAAATTAAACTAATACAACCAATGAATGTCATTACAACAACACTTTCTGACAATCAGCTTCGGTTTCGACGGCAGGTTCCAATTTCTTGGTCTTCATCTTCATGGACAAGACCACGGCAATCAAAAACCCAATTACGCCAACGATCGCCACCACGACCGATCCCACAGACATTCCTTTGATGAAATATTCGGTGTATTTGTCCACAACGCCGTTGCATCCGCTCAATTTGTTCGCGAAATGATCTGAGAAATCACAGGGCTTACCCGAATAGCAGCAAGATGCAGGGAAGTTGTTCCTTTTTGGCACATAGTCTCTGGGACTACTGACGCCGCAGCATCGCAACCGCTCTTCGAAGGAATTGTACGCGCCATCTTGGCTGTCTATACTAGTGTAGAAGACGTCCCACATTGTGCTTTTGAAGAATTCTGCGGTGTTAGGTCCCTCTGCGAGGGTAAGGGCGACGAGAGGAGCACCAACCAGCAACAATATGGACATCATTTGAAGTACCACGTACAGCAAAATCAGAGGTCGACTCTTCCTCTTCGAACCGCACAAGCCACATATGTCGGTCAGTATGGTCAAAATGGCCGCCATGAGAAAGACCCATGGGAGCACCTCGGGCCAGTTCAACGTCTGCTTCAGCTGGTAATGGATGGGGTTGCGCAGGGAGGTCAGGCTCACGACCTCAATGAAGGACCATATCGCTACACCACCGAGGACTGACGCGGACAGCACTTGTATGACATTGAATGCGCACAGGAAGACCGTGAGACACAACGAAGTCATGTTGGTCGCGGAACGATCGCTCACAATTAAATGATGTGTTTCGTCCGCAATTTGTTGTATTTATATTACGGCCAGTTGTATGGTGTTGATTCACTCG harbors:
- the LOC101736223 gene encoding uncharacterized protein LOC101736223, translated to MTSLCLTVFLCAFNVIQVLSASVLGGVAIWSFIEVVSLTSLRNPIHYQLKQTLNWPEVLPWVFLMAAILTILTDICGLCGSKRKSRPLILLYVVLQMMSILLLVGAPLVALTLAEGPNTAEFFKSTMWDVFYTSIDSQDGAYNSFEERLRCCGVSSPRDYVPKRNNFPASCCYSGKPCDFSDHFANKLSGCNGVVDKYTEYFIKGMSVGSVVVAIVGVIGFLIAVVLSMKMKTKKLEPAVETEADCQKVLL